The stretch of DNA CAGATCGTATCCAATCGACGACTGCTGGAAGGTCGAAGCAATGACTCCATAAAGAATCATGACTGCCACCATCAGCATGACACCCAACGCCACTGATAAGCCCGTGAGAAACGAAGCCAGCGAACGCTGACTCAGACTCTTCCAGGCAATCTGAAAGATGCTCATCAGTTGACTCCCATGCTGTACGGTGTCGATGTCGAAGTTGCGGCCTGATTGAAATTGGCAAGTCGTTCGACGCGGCTGAACTGGCTGGCAACTTCTGACGTATGTGTCACCAGCAGCAAAGTGACATTGTTTTCGCGGCAAGTGGTTTGCATCAGTTCCAGAATGGCCTGCTGATTGGGCCCGTCGACATTGGCTGTCGGTTCGTCCGCCAGTAACAGTCGCGGCGTTTTTGCCAATGCACGAGCCACTGAAACCCGCTGCTGCTGACCCACAGAAAGCTGCGATGGCCGGTAATGCAGACGATCTCCCAGCCCGACTCTCCCCAGTAACTCGATCGCCAGATGACGATTGGCAGGCTGGGAGGAAAAACTCATTCCCAGCAGCACATTTTCGAGTGCTGTAAAGGCTCCCAACAGATTAAAGGTCTGGAAGACATAGCCAATCCGTTCAGATCGAAAACGATCCCGGACCGGTTCGAGCATCCGGGTAATCTCAACCCCACCGACAGTGACCGTCCCTGAATCGGGTGTCGTAATGCCGGCAGCAACATTCAGCAGAGTTGTCTTGCCACTGCCACTTGTCCCGACCAGTGCCACCTGTTCTCCCTGATCCAGCGAAAAAGCCGGAATGTCGAGGATCACTTGCTCGGCACCTGTGGGCGTGACGTACGCCTTGCGAATCTGATTGAGAATCAGCGACATGGCCAACCTTTGCAAAGTCGATTCGGGACTCGATCAAAGATCATCGTTATCTCAAGCAATGAATCGTTGAATCTGTCAATCGTTTTCGTGAATGAAAGGCCTGATATACATAACGGCATGAAGTCTCATGTCGTGAGAATCTTTCTACAGCAAACGTACTGTCCAACACTCCCATTTACCATCATCAACAGCCCACTTTTACTCTCATCAGTCATAGTGAGGTCTATGATTCAGAAATCTGTAGTGCAGAAAGCCGAATCCATCTCAAACCGAAGAAATGGGTTCAACTTCCAGTACTGTAACGGGTGGAGTGTGTATGGAAGCATGGATCCCGCCACCCACCAGATCAGGTTCCACCACTCTCATCGATTTCCATTTCCCCCCCAGGAAACGAAACATGAAGCCTAAGCCCATCACCATGATGTACACCGAGCAATACGCCCAGCACATCGAC from Planctopirus ephydatiae encodes:
- a CDS encoding ABC transporter ATP-binding protein — encoded protein: MSLILNQIRKAYVTPTGAEQVILDIPAFSLDQGEQVALVGTSGSGKTTLLNVAAGITTPDSGTVTVGGVEITRMLEPVRDRFRSERIGYVFQTFNLLGAFTALENVLLGMSFSSQPANRHLAIELLGRVGLGDRLHYRPSQLSVGQQQRVSVARALAKTPRLLLADEPTANVDGPNQQAILELMQTTCRENNVTLLLVTHTSEVASQFSRVERLANFNQAATSTSTPYSMGVN